The DNA window TGTGCATGTGTTGGAAGTCTGGACGCGCTTGGCACGTGAACTTGTTTGGGAGGTCGGCCGATGACGCCTGTTTTTCGCAGTTGTGGATTGGCGGGTTCCAGGCTCCGTCGATTTGCAGAAAAATACCTCGACCAATCAACCGTTGAGTTGATCGCCTTGCCGATTATCGCTGACCTCCAACACGAAAACTCGGCGGAGCCGCGCACTTGTGTAACCTGGTCGTTGGTTCTCTTACGAGGTTACTGGAGCTTCTGGAAGGCAATCGGTCTACAAACTGTCATCGGTGGAGATAGGAAAATGCGCACAATAAAGTTTATCGGTATTGATGCCTTGACATTCGTGCTTCTCCTGGTCGCAGCATTTTTCCTAACCCGTCCTGGATACCTTGTTAGTCCAGACAGGCACCACTCTATGATTTTCTGGAGCGTTCAGCTTTTATGCTGCCTGGCAGGATTGGCTATTGCGCTGGCCTTTCGAGTTCGACTCACGGCTTACTGCATAGCTAGCTTGGTTGCCTTTACAGTCTCGGAAATGGTGGCTCAGGCGTTTTACAGTCCCACCATGCATGTGGCGACGAGGATGATCCCAATAGAATATTCCGGCGTTAAGGTTTCGTTCATTACGCGTGTCTTTTCGGCAAGCGTGCCAACACCGATTCATTTTGCCGTAATGGGTGCCGCAATGCTGGGAGTCGCGTTTGGCGCAGGACTTACTCTGTGGGGAGCTAGGCTTGCTTTTCGAAATCGCATGCGTTCGTCTCCTCCAGAAATGGGAAATCCGTAGACTGATTTAACCCGCAAGATGTCAAGCAGTCTGTTGGTCCTGCCAGAGGACTCCTGACAAGAGCGTAACCCTACCTTCGGTAAACTTTACGGATGTTCCGGTTCCACGCGGGTTAAACGGCGAAACCAGACACTTGGATTTTTGCTTCATCGCCAGTTGGTTATCTCATGCTTATCCGGTTGTTTCAGCAGACCGCTAAATGTTGTGGTGCAGATCCTTCGCCCCGATTATGGTCTCGTACGCCATAGGCCCGCGGGCACTTCCGAGACCAAGAAGGGTCTGAAAGGAGGCCATGGGGTGTTTTCGCCGATTATGTCGAAAGACGAATTCATCCAGGTAGACTTGGAGGTGCCGGCGACTCACCCCGTGGTGTGTCCCAAGGAGCCATTGCTTTAAATTGCCAATTGCACGATCAGCCAATGGAACTACCGGCTTGGCGCCCTTTCGGAGTTCGGTGGCCATGGGTTGAGTACGAGGAACGTGCTTATAACCAATTGCTTCCAGGCCAGCGAAGCCCCCCAGCCCATCGGTGTATACCGTCGAGCCGGAAGTAACATTCCTATGGATGAAGTCGTTCAGGGTTTCCGCCCTAAAGTTTGGAATAACCTCCATCTGCAATCAG is part of the Terriglobia bacterium genome and encodes:
- a CDS encoding IS1595 family transposase, which encodes MQMEVIPNFRAETLNDFIHRNVTSGSTVYTDGLGGFAGLEAIGYKHVPRTQPMATELRKGAKPVVPLADRAIGNLKQWLLGTHHGVSRRHLQVYLDEFVFRHNRRKHPMASFQTLLGLGSARGPMAYETIIGAKDLHHNI